A single region of the Mycoplasma mycoides subsp. mycoides SC str. PG1 genome encodes:
- a CDS encoding glycosyltransferase family A protein, which translates to MNNKKLCTIIIPCYNMQDFLNKCLDSIYQNKESEKYLDVLIIDDGSTDNTIKIANKYLKKHNNISIYSKPNGHWGSVINYVKHNKLINTKYAFILDADDRISKKFTNLLVNVVDPLNVDLGIFKTKILYKNSVVVNPRWLSKKQKTFLPMIIPCSTIFKTDIFYKSVDLVEKVPYQDYVLYSWMYLNSTNVQFLPHTIGTYWYSRPNNTMSSSWNDKRVSGEKTLLNELKKLNLEHLFLARIVLPGYIKGLSKANIKIAFNKEKVDLLLKNASIFFKLVFRINLKRAKRYNVIKWTKDKVDIIL; encoded by the coding sequence ATGAATAATAAAAAGCTTTGCACAATCATTATACCTTGCTACAACATGCAAGATTTTCTTAATAAATGTCTAGATTCAATTTATCAAAATAAAGAATCTGAAAAATATTTAGATGTTTTAATAATTGATGATGGATCAACAGATAACACCATAAAAATTGCTAATAAATATTTAAAAAAACATAATAATATTTCTATTTATTCTAAACCTAATGGACATTGAGGTTCTGTAATTAATTATGTAAAGCATAATAAATTAATCAATACTAAATATGCTTTTATATTAGATGCTGATGATAGAATTTCAAAAAAATTCACTAATTTGTTAGTTAATGTTGTAGATCCATTAAATGTAGATTTAGGTATTTTTAAAACTAAGATTTTATATAAAAATAGTGTTGTTGTTAATCCAAGATGATTATCAAAAAAACAAAAAACTTTTTTACCTATGATTATTCCTTGCTCAACTATTTTTAAGACTGATATATTTTATAAAAGTGTGGATTTAGTTGAAAAAGTACCATATCAAGATTATGTTTTATATTCTTGAATGTATTTAAATTCAACTAATGTACAATTTTTACCTCACACAATTGGTACTTATTGATACTCACGCCCAAATAATACTATGTCAAGTAGTTGAAACGATAAAAGAGTTTCTGGAGAAAAAACTTTACTTAATGAGTTAAAAAAATTAAATTTAGAACATTTATTTTTAGCTAGAATAGTTTTACCTGGATATATTAAAGGCTTATCAAAAGCAAATATTAAAATTGCTTTTAATAAAGAAAAAGTTGATTTATTGTTAAAAAATGCTTCAATATTTTTTAAACTAGTGTTTCGTATAAATCTTAAAAGAGCAAAAAGATATAATGTTATTAAATGAACAAAAGATAAAGTTGATATTATTTTATAA
- a CDS encoding IS1634-like element IS1634 family transposase — MSIGVPRSDNKGFVYRLGYGYLHELKQYHDDPLAIIKAIIANFPLSWTKEQARTKLDEIFKEKKETKKEVLERFKGYEVVEKLFDYFNIFNDCSPTKSTTLKDVVLQLIYQRIKNPISVFNTYKTAKKEKIDTHSKNSFYRSLDYIAKNKDEILRNLNVKICANTNRKIDVLWFDTTTTYFETFSREGYKKPGYSKDGKFKEDQIVIGMATDENGIPLHYKIFSGNVADPNTLIPFMLEIADIYEVNSVTIIADKGMSVNRNIRFLESKNWKYIISYRMKAGSKQFKEYVLDEKDYINDGGLIYKTRDIASSYNKKRINGHFRRQIISFSQKRATKDKNNRDILIQNFTKKMNKDNLVSCDDLAGSKKYRFFKPINKGAFYELDIEKIQEDQKYDGYYVYETNRTDLSVKEVINLYSKQWQIESNFKTLKGKLSLRPMYLSTWNHIVGYICLCFISLVFLNYIIYILNSKLGLTGKSKITEHKVINVIKEVKEIEVFVNKQKIETIQVYNDELQESWQTYQILLELLTKEKVT; from the coding sequence TTATCAATTGGAGTGCCAAGATCAGATAACAAAGGTTTTGTATATAGATTGGGATATGGATATTTGCATGAATTAAAACAATATCACGATGATCCGCTAGCAATTATCAAAGCAATTATTGCAAACTTTCCATTGTCTTGAACAAAAGAACAAGCAAGAACTAAATTAGATGAAATTTTTAAAGAGAAAAAAGAAACCAAAAAAGAAGTTTTAGAAAGGTTTAAAGGTTACGAAGTAGTTGAAAAACTATTTGATTATTTCAATATTTTTAATGATTGTTCTCCCACAAAATCGACAACATTAAAAGATGTTGTTTTACAGTTGATTTATCAAAGAATTAAAAATCCAATAAGTGTTTTTAACACTTATAAGACAGCAAAAAAAGAAAAAATAGACACTCATTCAAAAAATTCATTTTATAGATCATTAGACTATATAGCAAAAAACAAAGATGAAATTTTAAGAAATTTAAATGTAAAAATTTGTGCAAATACCAATAGAAAAATTGATGTATTATGATTTGACACAACAACTACTTATTTTGAAACATTTTCTCGTGAAGGTTATAAAAAACCTGGTTATTCAAAAGATGGAAAATTTAAAGAAGACCAGATTGTTATAGGTATGGCAACTGATGAAAATGGAATACCGTTACACTACAAAATATTTTCAGGAAATGTTGCTGATCCAAATACTTTAATACCATTTATGCTTGAAATTGCAGATATTTATGAAGTTAACAGTGTAACTATAATTGCTGACAAAGGAATGAGTGTTAATAGAAATATTAGATTTTTAGAATCTAAGAATTGAAAATACATAATCTCATACAGAATGAAAGCTGGAAGCAAACAATTTAAAGAGTATGTATTAGATGAAAAAGATTATATAAATGATGGTGGTTTGATATACAAAACTCGTGATATTGCATCTTCATACAATAAAAAAAGAATTAATGGACATTTTAGAAGACAAATAATTAGTTTTAGTCAAAAACGAGCAACTAAAGACAAAAACAATAGAGACATTTTAATTCAAAATTTCACTAAGAAAATGAATAAAGATAATCTTGTTTCTTGTGATGATTTAGCGGGATCTAAAAAATATAGATTCTTTAAACCTATAAACAAAGGTGCATTTTATGAACTTGACATAGAAAAAATACAAGAAGATCAAAAATATGATGGATACTATGTTTATGAAACAAATAGAACAGATTTATCAGTAAAAGAAGTTATTAATTTATATTCAAAACAATGACAAATTGAGTCTAATTTCAAGACATTAAAAGGTAAATTATCTCTTCGTCCAATGTATTTATCAACTTGAAACCATATTGTTGGTTACATTTGTTTATGTTTCATTTCATTAGTGTTTTTAAACTACATCATCTACATTCTAAATTCAAAATTAGGACTGACTGGAAAAAGCAAAATCACTGAGCATAAAGTGATTAATGTTATCAAAGAAGTTAAAGAAATTGAAGTATTTGTAAATAAACAAAAAATCGAAACTATACAAGTGTATAATGATGAGTTACAAGAAAGTTGGCAAACTTATCAAATATTATTAGAGCTTTTAACAAAAGAAAAAGTCACTTAG